From Methylopila sp. M107, a single genomic window includes:
- a CDS encoding ABC transporter ATP-binding protein: MSARDAAAPAVLEARGLSLDFPTARGGRLLRAVDDVSFTIREGERLVLLGPSGCGKSTILKTVAGFIAPSAGSVSLRGRPVTGPGPDRLVVFQEFDQLLPWKTVRANVAFGLKRKGGLSAVDIFEKTEIAIERVGLARAADAYPNTLSGGMKQRVAIARALAAEPEILLMDEPFAALDALTRERLQGELIGLAESLGFTLLFVTHSIDEAILVGTKLHLLSAHPGRTIASFDVSDLGAETWGSPEFERISEEVHRLLFGDERRRARGPVEAPREAAHV; this comes from the coding sequence ATGTCGGCCCGCGACGCGGCGGCGCCCGCAGTCCTGGAAGCGCGCGGGCTGAGCCTCGATTTCCCGACTGCGCGCGGAGGAAGGCTCCTGCGCGCGGTCGACGACGTCAGCTTCACCATCCGCGAGGGCGAGCGGCTGGTGCTGCTCGGCCCCTCGGGTTGCGGCAAGTCGACGATCCTGAAGACGGTCGCGGGCTTCATCGCGCCGAGCGCGGGGAGCGTCTCGCTGCGCGGCCGGCCGGTCACGGGGCCGGGCCCCGACCGGCTCGTCGTGTTCCAGGAGTTCGACCAGCTGCTGCCGTGGAAGACGGTGCGCGCCAACGTCGCCTTCGGGCTGAAGCGCAAGGGCGGCCTCAGCGCCGTCGACATCTTCGAGAAGACCGAGATCGCGATCGAACGGGTCGGGCTGGCGCGCGCCGCGGACGCCTATCCGAACACGCTGTCGGGCGGCATGAAGCAGCGCGTCGCGATCGCCCGCGCGCTCGCGGCGGAGCCCGAGATCCTGCTGATGGACGAGCCCTTCGCGGCGCTCGACGCGCTGACGCGCGAGCGGCTGCAGGGCGAGCTGATCGGGCTCGCGGAAAGCCTCGGCTTCACGCTGCTGTTCGTCACCCATTCGATCGACGAGGCGATCCTCGTCGGCACCAAGCTTCATCTCCTCAGCGCGCATCCCGGCCGGACCATCGCGTCCTTCGACGTCTCCGATCTCGGGGCGGAGACGTGGGGCTCGCCGGAGTTCGAGCGCATCAGCGAAGAGGTCCACCGGCTGCTGTTCGGCGACGAACGCCGCCGCGCGCGCGGTCCCGTCGAGGCGCCGAGGGAGGCCGCGCATGTCTGA
- a CDS encoding ABC transporter substrate-binding protein, with product MKRFLLAAAAAVATIAATLPAPAAAEGKIRIADQFGIAYLPLHVIRDRQLIEKYGKEVGVDIEVEWAKFGGGAAVNDALLSGSVDIATAGVGPTLTIWDRTKGSQDVKGIASLGSLPFFLVTNNPNVKTIKDFTKADKIAVPSVGVSIQSRTLQIAAEKEFGVGNHKQLDDITVSLPHPDAVAALTSGSTEITGHFATPPFQYQELQNPKVHKVLSSYDVLGGPATVNIAYTTAKFREENPKTYNAFFLALREAIDFINADKAGAADAYIRVEKSKIDRAFLLSILEDQDFQYKLTPERTGVYADFLARTGALKNKPSSWKDYFFEDIQSVEGS from the coding sequence ATGAAACGATTTCTGCTAGCGGCCGCGGCCGCCGTCGCGACCATCGCGGCGACCCTGCCCGCCCCTGCGGCGGCGGAGGGCAAGATCCGCATCGCCGACCAGTTCGGCATCGCCTACCTGCCGCTGCATGTGATCCGCGACCGGCAGCTGATCGAGAAGTACGGCAAGGAAGTGGGCGTCGACATCGAGGTCGAATGGGCGAAGTTCGGCGGCGGCGCGGCCGTCAACGACGCGCTGCTGTCGGGTTCGGTCGACATCGCGACGGCGGGCGTGGGGCCGACGCTCACGATCTGGGACCGGACCAAGGGCTCGCAGGACGTCAAGGGCATCGCCTCGCTCGGCTCCCTGCCCTTCTTCCTCGTCACCAACAATCCGAACGTGAAGACCATCAAGGACTTCACCAAGGCCGACAAGATCGCGGTGCCCTCGGTCGGCGTGTCGATCCAGTCGCGCACGCTGCAGATCGCGGCCGAGAAGGAGTTCGGCGTCGGCAATCACAAGCAGCTCGACGACATCACCGTCTCGCTGCCCCATCCCGACGCTGTCGCGGCGCTGACCTCGGGCTCGACCGAGATCACCGGCCATTTCGCGACGCCGCCGTTCCAGTATCAGGAGCTGCAGAACCCGAAGGTCCACAAGGTCCTCAGCTCCTACGACGTGCTCGGCGGCCCCGCGACCGTCAACATCGCCTACACGACCGCGAAGTTCCGCGAGGAAAACCCCAAGACCTACAACGCCTTCTTCCTCGCTCTGCGAGAGGCGATCGACTTCATCAACGCCGACAAGGCGGGCGCGGCCGACGCCTATATCCGGGTCGAGAAGTCCAAGATCGATCGCGCCTTCCTGCTCTCGATCCTCGAGGACCAGGATTTCCAGTACAAGCTGACGCCCGAGCGCACCGGGGTCTACGCCGACTTCCTCGCCCGCACCGGCGCGCTCAAGAACAAGCCGTCGAGCTGGAAGGACTATTTCTTCGAGGACATCCAGTCGGTCGAGGGCAGCTGA
- a CDS encoding TauD/TfdA family dioxygenase: protein MSVATELFDIRPVAGRIGAEIAGVKLSGDLPAETVAAIRAAIVAHKVVFFRDQTDLDDARQEAFGKRLGSLVPHPTVPSAAGTEGVLDIDGARGERASSWHTDVTFTPAYPAFSVLRSAVAAETGGDTLWANTAAAYADLPEPLQEFADRLWALHSNVYDYVGDRQPQHRAKEGLNRYQTVFTSTVYETEHPVVHVHPESGERSLILGHFVQRLIGFGTSDSRRLLAILQDHVVRPENTVRWRWKTGDVAIWDNRATQHRAIDDYGDQPRVVRRVTIQGVEPVSVDGRRSVARSGPTKLETAA from the coding sequence ATGAGCGTCGCAACGGAGCTCTTCGACATCCGCCCGGTGGCGGGCCGCATCGGCGCGGAGATCGCGGGCGTTAAGCTCTCGGGCGACCTGCCGGCCGAGACTGTCGCCGCGATCCGCGCCGCGATCGTGGCCCACAAGGTGGTGTTCTTCCGCGACCAGACCGATCTGGACGACGCAAGGCAGGAAGCCTTCGGCAAGCGGCTCGGCTCGCTCGTGCCGCACCCGACCGTGCCGTCCGCGGCCGGCACCGAGGGGGTGCTCGACATCGACGGCGCACGCGGCGAGCGGGCGAGCTCCTGGCACACCGACGTCACCTTCACGCCCGCCTATCCGGCCTTCTCGGTCCTGCGCTCAGCTGTCGCGGCAGAGACCGGCGGCGACACGCTCTGGGCCAACACGGCCGCCGCCTATGCGGACCTGCCCGAGCCGCTGCAGGAATTCGCCGACCGGCTCTGGGCGCTGCACTCCAACGTCTACGACTATGTCGGCGACCGGCAGCCGCAGCACCGCGCCAAGGAAGGCCTCAACCGCTACCAGACCGTCTTCACTTCGACGGTCTACGAGACCGAACACCCGGTGGTGCATGTGCATCCCGAAAGCGGCGAGCGCTCGCTGATCCTCGGCCATTTCGTGCAGCGGCTGATCGGCTTCGGCACCTCCGACAGCCGCCGCCTGCTCGCGATCCTGCAGGACCACGTGGTGCGCCCCGAGAACACGGTCCGCTGGCGCTGGAAGACCGGCGACGTCGCGATCTGGGACAACCGCGCCACCCAGCACCGCGCGATCGACGACTATGGCGACCAGCCGCGCGTCGTGCGCCGGGTGACCATCCAGGGCGTTGAGCCGGTCTCGGTGGACGGGCGCCGCAGCGTCGCGCGCTCGGGCCCGACGAAGCTCGAAACGGCGGCGTGA
- a CDS encoding LLM class flavin-dependent oxidoreductase — translation MSSTREMKLNAFIHPSGHHIASWRHPDAQADAGVNFRHYVELAQTAERAKFDAIFLADTVAMHEGTPESQSRSARYVAQFEPLTLLAGIAAVTSRIGLIATASSTYNEPYHVARKFASLDHISGGRAGWNLVTSATEAEALNFSRDRHLEHGLRYERAREFAEVVTGLWDSFEDDAFLRDKASGRFFDPEKLHVLNHKGAHFQVQGPLNVARAPQGRPVIVQAGSSGPGKKLAAETADVVFTAQQTTEEATTFYAEVRALAAAAGRSPDDVKILPGVSVFVGRTLAEAREKYDELQRLIHPSIGVALLSGMLGHDLSAYDVDGPVPNLPETNDHKSRQALTLAIARRENLTIRGLYEWIAGARGHWTIFGSPKEIADQLQERFEARGADGYNIMPPHLPGGLDDFVELVVPELRRRGLFRTEYEGATLRENLGLPFPRHPASRLSLAAE, via the coding sequence ATGTCGTCAACACGCGAGATGAAGCTCAACGCGTTCATCCACCCGAGCGGGCATCACATCGCCTCGTGGCGGCATCCGGACGCGCAGGCCGACGCGGGCGTCAACTTCCGCCATTACGTCGAGCTCGCGCAGACCGCCGAGCGCGCGAAGTTCGATGCGATCTTCCTCGCCGACACGGTCGCGATGCATGAGGGAACGCCGGAAAGCCAGAGCCGCTCGGCGCGCTACGTCGCCCAGTTCGAGCCGCTGACGCTGCTGGCCGGGATCGCGGCCGTGACGTCGCGCATCGGCCTGATCGCCACCGCCTCCAGCACCTATAACGAGCCCTATCACGTCGCCCGCAAATTCGCCTCGCTCGACCACATTTCGGGCGGCCGGGCGGGCTGGAACCTCGTGACCTCGGCGACCGAGGCCGAGGCGCTCAACTTCAGCCGCGACAGGCATCTCGAGCACGGCCTGCGCTACGAGCGCGCCCGCGAATTCGCCGAAGTGGTGACGGGGCTCTGGGACAGTTTCGAGGACGACGCCTTCTTGCGCGACAAGGCCTCCGGCCGCTTCTTTGATCCCGAAAAACTGCACGTCCTCAACCACAAGGGCGCGCATTTCCAGGTGCAGGGCCCGCTGAATGTCGCCCGCGCGCCGCAGGGCCGGCCGGTGATCGTGCAGGCCGGCTCGTCCGGACCGGGTAAGAAACTCGCGGCCGAGACCGCGGACGTCGTCTTCACCGCGCAGCAGACGACCGAGGAGGCGACGACATTCTACGCCGAGGTGAGGGCGCTGGCGGCCGCCGCCGGGCGCTCGCCCGACGACGTCAAGATCCTGCCGGGCGTCTCCGTGTTCGTCGGGCGCACCCTCGCCGAGGCGCGCGAAAAATATGACGAGCTGCAACGGCTGATCCATCCGAGCATCGGCGTCGCGCTGCTCTCCGGCATGCTCGGCCACGACCTGTCCGCTTACGACGTCGACGGGCCGGTCCCCAATCTGCCCGAGACCAACGACCACAAGAGCCGGCAGGCGCTGACGCTCGCGATCGCCAGGCGGGAGAACCTCACCATTCGCGGGCTCTACGAGTGGATCGCTGGCGCGCGGGGGCACTGGACGATCTTCGGCTCGCCGAAAGAGATCGCCGACCAGCTGCAGGAGCGCTTCGAGGCGCGCGGCGCCGACGGCTACAACATCATGCCGCCGCACCTGCCCGGCGGGCTCGACGACTTCGTCGAGCTTGTGGTTCCGGAGCTTCGCCGGCGCGGCCTGTTCCGCACCGAATATGAAGGCGCGACGCTGCGCGAGAATCTCGGCCTGCCTTTCCCACGCCATCCGGCGTCGCGGCTCTCGTTGGCGGCCGAGTAG
- a CDS encoding fatty acid desaturase — protein MTREPRPVVEWPTAALSLVIYGGWLALTFWHERIPLPVLCAAGAWLVAWQASLQHETMHGHPTRSRRINDAIGWPPLSLWLPYPIYRLTHLRHHRDEHLTDPLEDPESVYFASPAWGRLGRVGRALATFNMTLVGRLTLGPVLMIGGFLLSEARLCLGGDRRRIAIWLRHAVGVALVLGWTYGVCGMAVEVYLFGFVFLGAALTRLRSFAEHRWAEAPEERTAIVERGGLLGLLYLNNNLHVLHHLAPTVPWYRLPALYRAERAALVARNGGLVYRGYADVARRFLFRPHDAALHPAETDR, from the coding sequence ATGACGCGCGAGCCCCGCCCCGTCGTCGAATGGCCGACCGCAGCGCTCAGCCTCGTCATCTATGGCGGGTGGCTCGCGCTGACCTTCTGGCATGAGCGCATCCCGCTTCCTGTGCTCTGCGCGGCCGGCGCGTGGCTGGTGGCGTGGCAGGCCTCGCTGCAGCACGAGACGATGCACGGCCATCCGACCCGCAGCCGCCGGATCAACGACGCGATCGGCTGGCCGCCGCTGTCGTTGTGGTTGCCCTATCCGATCTACCGCCTCACCCATCTCAGGCACCACCGCGACGAGCACCTGACGGATCCGCTGGAGGATCCGGAGTCGGTCTATTTCGCCTCGCCCGCCTGGGGCCGGCTCGGGCGGGTCGGACGCGCGCTCGCGACGTTCAACATGACGCTGGTCGGCCGCCTGACGCTCGGGCCGGTGCTGATGATCGGCGGCTTCCTACTGTCGGAAGCGCGGCTCTGCCTTGGCGGCGACCGGCGGCGCATAGCGATCTGGCTGCGTCACGCGGTCGGCGTCGCGCTGGTGCTCGGCTGGACTTACGGCGTCTGCGGCATGGCCGTGGAGGTCTACCTGTTCGGCTTCGTGTTTCTGGGCGCCGCGCTGACGAGGCTGCGCTCGTTCGCGGAGCATCGCTGGGCCGAGGCGCCGGAGGAGCGCACCGCGATCGTCGAGCGCGGCGGCCTGCTCGGCCTGCTCTACCTCAACAACAACCTCCATGTGCTGCACCACCTCGCGCCGACCGTCCCCTGGTATCGGCTGCCGGCGCTTTACCGGGCGGAGCGCGCCGCGCTGGTCGCGCGCAATGGCGGGCTCGTCTATCGCGGCTACGCCGACGTCGCGCGCCGCTTCCTGTTCCGGCCGCACGACGCGGCGCTGCACCCGGCGGAGACCGATCGATGA
- a CDS encoding PhnD/SsuA/transferrin family substrate-binding protein: MSGLASLPMYDAPKEALADFWAAISERLARAGFEAPDRLSEPSDLDAHWRDPDLLLSQTCGLPLSTELLDKVDVVGTPHYAALGCAGPDYRSLILVRTEDEARRPADLRGRRAAINDFGSHSGSSQLFSVVAPFAHPSGFFDGFVISGSHAGSIELVRAGVADVASVDCVTFALAARDRPFSVRGLRVIGRSPPSPGLPFITAKGGPPERLAALRAAILAALRDPELAAARAELLIHGFSPLSAEAYAEFPKAAFAGVSTPAAVQPIEMERLLPC, translated from the coding sequence ATGAGCGGCCTCGCCTCCCTGCCGATGTACGACGCGCCCAAGGAGGCGCTGGCGGATTTCTGGGCCGCGATAAGCGAGCGACTCGCCCGCGCCGGCTTCGAGGCCCCTGACCGTCTCTCCGAGCCGTCCGATCTCGACGCCCATTGGCGCGACCCGGACCTGCTGCTCAGCCAGACCTGCGGCCTGCCGCTGTCGACGGAGCTTCTGGACAAGGTCGACGTCGTCGGAACCCCGCATTACGCAGCCCTCGGCTGTGCGGGTCCCGACTATCGCAGCCTGATCCTCGTCCGGACCGAGGACGAGGCGCGCCGGCCGGCCGATCTTCGGGGCCGGCGGGCGGCGATCAACGATTTCGGCTCGCATTCAGGCTCGAGCCAGCTGTTCTCCGTCGTCGCGCCGTTCGCGCATCCGTCCGGCTTCTTCGACGGTTTTGTCATTTCGGGCTCGCACGCAGGGTCGATCGAGCTTGTGCGGGCGGGCGTCGCCGATGTCGCCTCGGTCGACTGCGTGACCTTCGCGCTCGCCGCCCGCGACCGGCCGTTCTCGGTCCGGGGGCTTCGGGTCATCGGCCGCTCGCCGCCGTCGCCCGGACTGCCCTTCATCACCGCCAAGGGCGGGCCGCCCGAACGTCTCGCGGCCCTGCGCGCCGCAATTCTGGCCGCCCTTCGCGATCCGGAACTCGCCGCCGCGAGGGCCGAGCTGCTGATCCATGGATTTTCGCCGCTGTCGGCCGAGGCCTATGCGGAGTTCCCGAAAGCCGCTTTCGCGGGCGTCTCGACGCCCGCCGCCGTCCAGCCGATCGAGATGGAGCGCCTCCTGCCATGCTGA
- a CDS encoding aliphatic sulfonate ABC transporter substrate-binding protein encodes MLTRRATIAALAAAPFVMTSGRSLAETPKAVRIGFQKNGSFLVAKLRGEIDRHFAEKGVEVEWREFTFGPPLVEALNVGAIDLGSVGDTPPIFAQAAKSKFVYAAAQNGTGAGIIVPKDSSIRAVPDLVGKRVAIPKGSVAHNITAAALEKAGFSFKDITPVYLAPADAQGAFRQGAVDAWTIWDPFFAVAEETVGAKLIALATDIAPQYGFALASRDFAERHGDTLAEVIDQISRAGAWADQNRDKTAELFAEATGTPLAAQRRAVARAGYKLRPLDETIVENQQKSADRFYALGLIPAKIEVAEAVWRR; translated from the coding sequence ATGCTGACACGCCGCGCCACGATTGCGGCCCTCGCCGCCGCGCCCTTCGTCATGACCTCCGGACGTTCGCTCGCGGAAACGCCGAAAGCGGTCCGCATCGGCTTCCAGAAGAACGGCTCGTTCCTCGTCGCGAAACTCCGCGGCGAGATCGACCGGCACTTCGCCGAGAAGGGCGTCGAGGTCGAATGGCGCGAGTTCACCTTCGGCCCGCCGCTGGTCGAGGCGCTCAATGTCGGCGCGATCGACCTCGGCAGCGTCGGCGACACGCCGCCGATCTTCGCGCAGGCCGCGAAGTCCAAGTTCGTCTACGCCGCCGCCCAGAACGGCACCGGGGCCGGGATCATCGTCCCCAAGGACTCCTCGATCCGCGCCGTGCCGGACCTCGTCGGCAAGCGGGTCGCGATTCCGAAGGGCTCGGTCGCGCACAACATCACGGCGGCGGCGCTCGAAAAGGCGGGCTTCTCCTTCAAGGACATCACGCCGGTCTATCTCGCGCCCGCCGACGCGCAAGGCGCGTTCCGGCAGGGCGCGGTCGACGCCTGGACCATCTGGGACCCGTTCTTCGCGGTGGCGGAGGAGACCGTCGGGGCGAAGCTCATCGCGCTCGCGACCGACATCGCGCCGCAATACGGCTTCGCGCTCGCAAGCCGGGATTTCGCGGAACGGCACGGCGACACGCTGGCCGAAGTGATTGACCAGATCAGCCGCGCCGGGGCCTGGGCGGACCAGAACCGCGACAAGACCGCGGAGCTGTTCGCCGAAGCGACCGGCACGCCGCTCGCCGCCCAGCGCCGCGCCGTCGCCCGCGCCGGCTACAAGCTGCGGCCGCTTGACGAGACGATCGTCGAGAACCAGCAGAAGTCCGCCGACCGGTTTTACGCGCTCGGCCTGATCCCCGCGAAGATCGAGGTCGCGGAGGCGGTCTGGCGGCGGTGA
- the ssuD gene encoding FMNH2-dependent alkanesulfonate monooxygenase — protein sequence MTNPLSMFWFIPTQGDGSYVGTDIGHRPAEYGYLREVAMAVDRLGFEGVLLPTGKGCEESWIVATALATATEKLKFLVALRPGVTSPAFAARQAAALDRISGGRLLLNVVVGGDPAELAGDGVFLEHDARYDQAAEFLTVWRRLLSGERVDFEGAHLKAKGAELAFPPVQAPHPPLWFGGSSDAAIELAADQTEVYLSWGEPVDQVAEKIERVRAAAAKRGRTLRFGMRIHLIVRETAEEAWGAANRLISKVTDEAIAATQAKAAESDSVGQKRMTALHGGRRDRLEIAPNLWAGLGLVRKGAGTALVGDPATVAERLREYQAIGVDTIIASGYPHLEEAHKVAELLFPHLGLGKAAHGAHGTIAGEFGVRAAAVS from the coding sequence ATGACAAACCCCCTTTCGATGTTCTGGTTCATCCCGACACAGGGCGACGGCAGCTATGTCGGGACCGACATCGGCCATCGCCCCGCCGAATACGGCTATCTGCGCGAGGTCGCGATGGCGGTGGACCGGCTCGGCTTCGAGGGCGTGCTGCTGCCGACCGGCAAGGGCTGCGAGGAGAGCTGGATCGTCGCGACCGCGCTCGCCACCGCGACCGAAAAACTCAAGTTCCTCGTGGCGCTCAGGCCCGGCGTGACGAGCCCCGCCTTCGCGGCGCGGCAGGCGGCGGCGCTCGACCGGATCAGCGGCGGACGGCTGCTGCTCAATGTGGTGGTGGGCGGCGACCCGGCGGAGCTCGCCGGCGACGGCGTGTTCCTCGAGCATGACGCAAGGTACGATCAGGCGGCCGAGTTCCTCACCGTCTGGCGGCGCCTGCTGTCGGGCGAGCGGGTCGATTTCGAGGGCGCGCATCTGAAGGCGAAAGGCGCCGAACTCGCCTTTCCGCCGGTGCAAGCGCCGCATCCGCCGCTCTGGTTCGGCGGCTCGTCGGACGCCGCGATCGAGCTCGCGGCGGACCAGACCGAGGTCTACCTCTCCTGGGGCGAGCCGGTCGATCAGGTCGCGGAGAAGATCGAACGCGTGCGGGCGGCGGCTGCGAAGCGCGGGCGGACGCTTCGCTTCGGCATGCGCATCCACCTCATCGTGCGCGAGACCGCGGAGGAGGCCTGGGGCGCGGCCAACCGGCTGATCAGCAAGGTGACCGACGAGGCGATCGCGGCGACGCAGGCGAAGGCGGCGGAATCCGACTCCGTCGGCCAAAAGCGGATGACGGCGCTGCATGGCGGCCGGCGCGACAGGCTGGAGATCGCGCCGAACCTGTGGGCCGGGCTCGGCCTCGTGCGCAAGGGCGCGGGAACAGCGCTGGTCGGCGACCCCGCGACCGTCGCGGAGCGTCTTCGGGAGTATCAGGCGATCGGCGTCGACACGATCATCGCCTCCGGCTACCCGCATCTCGAAGAGGCCCACAAGGTCGCGGAGCTGCTGTTCCCGCATCTCGGCCTCGGGAAAGCCGCGCATGGCGCGCACGGCACCATCGCGGGCGAGTTCGGCGTGCGGGCGGCGGCGGTGTCGTAG
- a CDS encoding sulfite exporter TauE/SafE family protein, with amino-acid sequence MSVQDITTPQSEQNARLIRLAIITGAFLVVAAIAVGLWLAPIDWEAAPGEIATGLTSRGFWTAAAVGLFAQMVDGALGMAYGVTSTTFLLSTGVPPAAATASVHIAEIFTTGFSGLSHWKLGNVNPKLFKRLVIPGIIGGVTGAYIVTNIDAKVLKPYIAGYLLLIGLYIIVKVFRTIRVRTEPPTYVAPLGLVGGFVDAVGGGGWGPVVTTSLVGSGQDPRTTIGSVNAAEFFLAIATGFSFALLGGFTHWTTIAGLVFGGLFAAPFAAYVVKILPTRVLMIIVGLLISGLSIYNLYKSFA; translated from the coding sequence ATGAGCGTACAGGACATCACAACCCCACAATCCGAACAGAACGCGCGGCTGATACGGCTCGCCATTATCACCGGCGCTTTTCTCGTCGTCGCGGCCATCGCGGTCGGGCTCTGGCTCGCGCCGATCGACTGGGAGGCCGCGCCCGGCGAGATCGCCACGGGCCTCACCTCGCGCGGCTTCTGGACGGCGGCCGCGGTCGGCCTGTTCGCCCAGATGGTCGACGGCGCGCTCGGCATGGCCTACGGCGTGACCTCGACGACCTTCCTGCTGTCGACCGGCGTGCCGCCGGCGGCCGCCACCGCCTCGGTGCACATCGCGGAGATCTTCACGACCGGTTTTTCGGGCCTCTCCCACTGGAAGCTCGGCAACGTCAATCCGAAGCTGTTCAAGCGCCTCGTGATCCCCGGCATCATCGGCGGCGTGACGGGCGCCTACATCGTCACCAACATCGACGCCAAGGTGTTGAAGCCCTACATCGCCGGCTACCTGCTGCTGATCGGCCTCTACATCATCGTAAAGGTGTTCCGCACGATCCGCGTCCGCACCGAACCGCCGACCTATGTCGCGCCGCTCGGCCTCGTGGGCGGCTTCGTCGACGCCGTCGGCGGCGGCGGCTGGGGCCCGGTGGTCACCACGTCGCTGGTCGGCAGCGGGCAGGACCCGCGCACCACGATCGGCTCGGTCAACGCGGCGGAGTTCTTCCTCGCGATCGCGACCGGCTTCTCCTTCGCGCTGCTCGGCGGCTTCACCCACTGGACCACGATCGCGGGCCTCGTCTTCGGCGGCCTGTTCGCGGCTCCGTTCGCGGCTTACGTCGTGAAGATCCTGCCGACCCGCGTGCTGATGATCATCGTCGGTCTGCTGATTTCGGGGCTGAGCATCTACAACCTCTACAAGTCGTTCGCTTGA